GCTCCAAAGGAACACGGGCGCAAAATTTTTTAGTAAAGTCACTGAATGATTTCCGGAAATAATCCAACTCTTTGCTTTCAACGGCTCCAACCAATTTCTCCAGATCTTCCTCAATTTCTTTTAAAACAGCCGGGATCTGTTTGAACTTGGTATCCAGAAGCATTTTAACCAGCACTCCGTCGCCCAGCCTCTCCAGATCCCTGTTTCTGGACACGGTAGGATGTTTTTTTAACTGGGTTATTGCCGGAACAAGCTGCATCAGGTACTGTTGCAGAGTAGTTAGACTTGCAATTAACCTTTGGCAAATGGCAGAAACTCCACCGGCTCTAACCGTACCGCCTACCAGATTTTGGTGGATTACCACATCTCCACCGCCAATTATGGTGGCATTAGCCACATAGCCGTTCACCACCACCTTGCCGCTGGCCTCCACTTTCATGCCATCCAAAACGTTGCCCTGGATAATAACGTCACCTTTAAAAAGAACTTGTCCTGTTTTGGCATCTACGTCACCATTTAAAGTATAGCTTGGATAAACGGTAACAGTATGACCGCTAAGGACAGGCCGACCGGCAATAAGGGCCTTAGCCCTGGTTCCTTCTTTGTTGACCTCTGCCCCGTTTCCTGCCGCCAGGACAATGTTCTTAGGCGCCGGCGGCAGGACAGGATTACCATAGACGTCTACCCCGCTCTTGCCCGGCTGGGGAGGAATTACTTCAGCTAAGAGTTCTCCCGGCTCTACGCTGATTACATCATGCAAATGGATGAGAGGTGCTTCTTCCGGCTTGTTTTTTTGCAGTTTTTCCGCAAACACCAGTCTAATCTCTGCATCAATTCCCGGTACCGGTGGTACTCCCTGGGCAACAAGGTATTCGCTGTTTTGTTCTGAAGCAATGGCCAGCTGTACCATCTCCGGCATAATACCATGAACAATTCCTTTGGCTTGCAGGAGCTGAATCACTTCTTGTGTTGTAATTTCAGGCTTGATCAGCTCCTCTAGTTCAGCCTTTACAGTCAACTCATGGGCAGGGCCATGATCAAAAATCCGGTAACGGCTCCCCGGTGTGCGGTCAATTCTTACATAAGCATTCATTTTGTCTGAGCTGACTCTGATGTTTAACTGCCAATCAGGGGCGGAACAATCAGGTATCAGTTTTATTTCATCCTCGGCAGTAACTTGCTTTGGACCCGTAAGGGTCGAACCGTTCACCAGGACTTGGGCATGATCCCCCGGTGTTATCACAGCAGGTTTGCCGCCCTCCCGGGGATTGGTGACCAGCGCTTGCCCCTGGTAGATTGCCACTGTCCCATTTAAGGTTGTTGTATTATCCCCTGCCGCCTGCATCATACCCGCTCCTTGCATCATATTGCCACAAACGCTATTATTCACCTAAATTTCTACTATATACACCTAAATTCCTGCCAACCATCACCTTAATTTAGACTGCCCTGAAAATAACTGTAACGCGGATACCCCGTCGCAAGTTCGTCAGTTATCAGCTTTCAGCCGCCAGCTATCAGCTCTCAGCAGGCTAGCGCCGTAGTCGTTAGGCTTAGTTGCATGTATTTCTCTGGAGCAGTCACCAGTCACCAGTCGTCAGTCCTCAGTATTAAAGACTAAGCCGGGACTAGGGACTGGGGACTGAGGACTCGGCCAAAGGCCGACGCAAAGTACTAACGACTAAGGACTAACGACGAGGTTTGCCCCCATAAATAGAGGAAATACATTCCTATCCCAATCAAAATAACCCCGCTGGCCAGATTTATATAACGGCTGAACTTCCGAAAAGCGGGCAAACTCTTTAAGAAAGACGTAAAAGTGCCGGCCAAAAGCAGCGGCAAGCCGTGTCCCAAGCCGTAAGTAAAGAGCAGGGAGCCGCCGTATAAAACCTGACCTTTACTTGCCACGTAGGCAACAATCACTACCAATACCGGAGTGGCGCACGGGGAGGCCACTAGGCCAAATAAAAGTCCCACCAAGTAAGAGCCCACAACACCCCTTCCTTTAAAAGCAACTCCACAAAACCCGGGCAACTTGATTGTAAACACTCCCAAAAGGTTTAAACCCATGGCGATGGCTATTACACTTAGCACCAGGTACCAGGTGGAACCTATCCGACCGAAAACCTTGCCTAAAAAAGCGGCTGAAAGGCCAAGAATGCTAAATGTGGTGGCTAAGCCCAACACGAAAAAAGCGGATAAAAGAAAACCCCTCCACTTGTGCTGTTCGCCGTAGCCGCCTACGTAACCGACCATGACCGGGAGCATGGAAAGGATACAAGGACTG
This region of Zhaonella formicivorans genomic DNA includes:
- a CDS encoding cytochrome c biogenesis CcdA family protein is translated as MLENFFTNVIPVAVQGRSVLAYLIVFLGGVLTSFSPCILSMLPVMVGYVGGYGEQHKWRGFLLSAFFVLGLATTFSILGLSAAFLGKVFGRIGSTWYLVLSVIAIAMGLNLLGVFTIKLPGFCGVAFKGRGVVGSYLVGLLFGLVASPCATPVLVVIVAYVASKGQVLYGGSLLFTYGLGHGLPLLLAGTFTSFLKSLPAFRKFSRYINLASGVILIGIGMYFLYLWGQTSSLVLSR
- a CDS encoding FapA family protein, which gives rise to MNNSVCGNMMQGAGMMQAAGDNTTTLNGTVAIYQGQALVTNPREGGKPAVITPGDHAQVLVNGSTLTGPKQVTAEDEIKLIPDCSAPDWQLNIRVSSDKMNAYVRIDRTPGSRYRIFDHGPAHELTVKAELEELIKPEITTQEVIQLLQAKGIVHGIMPEMVQLAIASEQNSEYLVAQGVPPVPGIDAEIRLVFAEKLQKNKPEEAPLIHLHDVISVEPGELLAEVIPPQPGKSGVDVYGNPVLPPAPKNIVLAAGNGAEVNKEGTRAKALIAGRPVLSGHTVTVYPSYTLNGDVDAKTGQVLFKGDVIIQGNVLDGMKVEASGKVVVNGYVANATIIGGGDVVIHQNLVGGTVRAGGVSAICQRLIASLTTLQQYLMQLVPAITQLKKHPTVSRNRDLERLGDGVLVKMLLDTKFKQIPAVLKEIEEDLEKLVGAVESKELDYFRKSFSDFTKKFCARVPLELKTVALIQEFCTKFTGEIKNVSQVLKERAREKAKLSVPYVQNSHLESSGDVYITGKGCYSSNIYAGGNVLIYGSPGVFRGGEIIAGGNIKVRELGSQAEAITLAQVGKDRTITVDRAYPGVTIKAGARVEKINSVTHGLILEGI